The segment CTATTAATCCCAAGTTTCCCCTCTGGAAAAAGTTTAAGACCAAGCAGTTTTTTTTCGACGATATCTTCACAAATTTTCTGCAGGAAATAGAAAACAAAGCCAAAGGCGAAATCGTCGAGTTGGTTTTGAACGGCGATATTTTTGATTTTGATAGCGTCCTGCGTTTGCCTGAAGAGCCGATTTTTAGAGTGAGCCGTCTTGAAAAAAGACGCGGTCTTTATCCGCGTGCTGAGCGTTCTAGTTTCAAAATCAAAGTGATTCTTGAGGACCATGCGATCTTTATGCGTTCATTGCGTGAGTTCATCCGTCGCGGAAATCGTGTAGTCTTTGTGATCGGTAATCACGATCTTGAGCTTCACTTTCCGGAAGTTCAGCAAGAAGTTCGTCACGCATTGGATCTGACGGAAGAACAACAACATCAGGTTCGCTTTGTGGAATGGTTTTATATTTCAAATGAAGACACCCTGATTGAACACGGAAACCAGTACGATCCTTATTGTATGTGTGAGGACCCGATCAACCCGTATGTGCAAGGATATAACTTTGTTTCGCTCAGGCTGCCGTTTGGAAATCTCGCGTGCCGGTATATCATGAACGGCTTGGGATTCTTTAATCCCCATGTCGATTCAAACTACATCATGGGTATTACAGATTATGTGATGGTCTTTTTGCGTTACATGGCCCGCGCTCAGCCCTTCATGGTCCTTACTTGGTTCTTTGGGTCGATCATGACCCTGATTCAATCCTTTAAAGACCGCTTGGCGGCGCCCATCCGGAATCCACTCAAGATTGAAGACCGTATTGAGGCCATTGCCCGTAATTCAAACGCCGAACCGAGGATGGTGCGCGAGATGAAAGAGCTTTTTGTGGCTCCGGCGGCCAGCAATCCGTTCTTGCTTGCCCGCGAGCTGTGGTTGGACCGGGCTTTCTTGATTTGTGTCGCGTTCTTTTTGATCTTTGAGCTGATGATTTTTGTTCGGCAGGTATATGATTTGTCGTTTTTCTGGGCATTTATTCCGATGTTCATCTTGCTGCCGTTTTTTCTCTTTTATAGCAAATCCGTTACTTCGTTGGTTTCCAGTTATAAAGAGCCGAATGAAAGAATCTTGGCGATGACGAGTACGATTACGAAGGTCAAACGCGTCATCTATGGGCATACTCATCACGTTCGCCACGAAATGATTGGCGCAGTAGAACACTTGAACTCAGGCTGCTGGTCACCGGCTTTTTTAGATATCGAGTGTACGAAACCACTGGAT is part of the Bdellovibrionales bacterium genome and harbors:
- a CDS encoding metallophosphoesterase, yielding MNGETSPSFKSAKYTAIISDLHLCEAEPINPKFPLWKKFKTKQFFFDDIFTNFLQEIENKAKGEIVELVLNGDIFDFDSVLRLPEEPIFRVSRLEKRRGLYPRAERSSFKIKVILEDHAIFMRSLREFIRRGNRVVFVIGNHDLELHFPEVQQEVRHALDLTEEQQHQVRFVEWFYISNEDTLIEHGNQYDPYCMCEDPINPYVQGYNFVSLRLPFGNLACRYIMNGLGFFNPHVDSNYIMGITDYVMVFLRYMARAQPFMVLTWFFGSIMTLIQSFKDRLAAPIRNPLKIEDRIEAIARNSNAEPRMVREMKELFVAPAASNPFLLARELWLDRAFLICVAFFLIFELMIFVRQVYDLSFFWAFIPMFILLPFFLFYSKSVTSLVSSYKEPNERILAMTSTITKVKRVIYGHTHHVRHEMIGAVEHLNSGCWSPAFLDIECTKPLDQKTYVWISPLETGERQAELYKFIDGQSQLFMSAGIR